The Solanum pennellii chromosome 11, SPENNV200 sequence catCACTAGTGACGTGTTTCAACACTAGACCAAgatcagttctcatttgagaaatttcttcatgaatctcatctgtggctgggttgtgtgcgGATCGCActgcaaaagtgtttctccctgtatctgacttcctaatgctccaagctttattatttcgggagattttctccaacttctcaaCAATCTCAGAATAAGGATACTCCGCATAAGACATACCCGCTATCGTATCCAgtactgctttattattatcatcttgtccccgatagaagtactctttcagtgactcatcatcgatGTTGTGATTGGGGACAATTCTCAAGAACGAAGTGAACCTGTTCAAGAACTACTGACTGATTCtcccggtagtgccacaaaattgttcaccctatctttgtggtttagcttcttagacaccaggtagtaacgtgctaagggCACACCCCTTAATTGATTCCAAGtttatattgagttataaggAAGTTCAGTAAACCATATAGaggcctctcccgtcagtgagagaggaaacactttCAACCCAATAATGTCCATATTCAAATCAGGCCGCCCTACAGAACCCTTACACACCGAACTCACCTTGGccatgtgagcatgtggatcctcataaGGTAGCCctaaaaacaaacctctagtggtgagcatttgcatcagactactagttaacACGTAAGTATGGTTGTGTGGTAGGGGAGGCAAGAAGAATGGCCCATCAGAGTTAGTAATATTATCATGTCCCCTATAATTCTTTTGAGGGCGTAGAGCGGGAGGTTGCCTTTGTATTTCACCTTTCCCATGATTTTCAGGTAATAATTTATCATGAGCATCAACTGGTGGTGGAAGTTCTGGGTTGTGATCATCATCGAGAATACCCAAATTTCGGTTCATTCTACGCAATGTATGCTTTAGTTCGGGGTCGGGTGAGAGTATGGGTTTTCCTCTACTCCGCGTACTTGGCATACATGGAAGTTAgatctaaaaaagaaaaaaaaagagaaaaattaaaactatgaaaatgttgactaaactttaATAATAAGCTTAAACTTATTCTAAAAGAAACTTTCCCCGGCAgaggcgccaaaatttgatacgctcaaatttacttctcgaaatgAAGTATAAGCGTTCGTAtgaagtaaagaacccaactatgaagttgggatcgatcccacgaggaaaatgatttagacttaagtttaacctattattacttctatttagtcaagtacTTTCCGAAAGCAAGTAACAAACAAGAGGTTTTTAagcaataaatataattagctATTTCTCAATATACAAGTGACAAGTTTAaggatttgatttttatcaagtaatgagagtaactatggcttaagtgttccccacaggttcataacgcggtaattctagctataacaatcctttcctagtatcttgcatgcaaagtggtaagttatgtatccctaattctttggtccggcaactagggaatttcactTGGCACCTTGGTCTTGCTAcgtgtatatgctttacttaactttacctcatattaagcatcataatcaatgtgtggcttagttgttacttcgcaccaatcgacactagcatgttagatagtgtatactaaatatacgttgataattcttttcttattatctacctctttAATcgggcaagtagcaacaaggcgagttctaacgcgtgcactcattaaaaagacttttgaatgaaagaattatcaatacatgcaatacACTATTCTagatttgttattttagctagtttttaccttgttaattacccatggttcccacaaccttagctatggatttagttacccatgttaataatcacacaattcatattagtttaataagtattcatgtacttactttgatgagatcgcagaaaatccagaaaattacttgaattaatcaataagCTTACAATGAacgattttcaaaaaatattaataatttccCCAAAATTACAAGTTCAACaactaaaacaataaaactgaaaaataccTCAGactctaaccccaaaaacgaggtttttacaagtatttataataatagagtcctaacaaaagagggaaatctTTTTAAGGAAAATCTTCCCAAAAACCGCATCTAAGTCGACGACCTggatgacggaccgtcaaggcCACGACGGATCATCGTGTTCCtccgtcgttccacacttagcttCTTTTCAAGATGTGTACTGGGGCAACTTTGTGTTGAcgatgacggatgtgcaggacggttcGTCGTGGATATGACGATCCATCGAGAGActtcgtagccccacacttagtcagaattctCCAATCTTCATTCAGCATCTTTTCCTTCATATGACGgtggccacctacggactgtcgaGGGGTCGACAGCCCCTCGACAGACtgtcgatggctccgtaggtaGTCACTTCTGCAGTTTCATCATAATTCTTTGGTATTTTCATTatggacagatttcctacaaataaagagaaaaatacattaaaactaatacaaaatggctttagacacacactaaacttaaggaaaaagcaatgaaagtaccgtgaaagcACAGTACATTAGGTACTGAGCCCGAGACAGCACCCTTCGATCTAGTAGAGGATATTGTGCTTGCTGCACTTTTCACAGTACATTCCTGAGCCACAGCCTTATCCACATGGTCGTCCCAAGAGGAATCGTTCTCTCAGTTCCAGACGTACCTCGATGCTGCAAAGAGAGCCTCTTTGGTTGATGGGGAGACCCGTCAGATGAGTGCGCTAGAGGTTGCTGTTAGGGCGTCTAGTTCCAGACCGGAGACCGGTGAAAGGAGAACAACTGATGGTGTAGAGATTGTTGTGGGAACCACTGAGGGTGGACCTACGACATATGTTGCGGGTTTTGGGGAACTGGACCTGCCTACTTGTTGATCGTCTATGATATGCGCCTCacgtttgcttcacctaccatcctatctttatatttcttattcattaGGACATTTGCATGCTATTTTTTTGAGGGTAgagtaaatggaaagtgagtgttagggtgaagtctgagtagcccaactacGGATCCTCtctttggggttttcttgcctatgTTATTTTGCCCCAAGTGACTGATTACTTCACTATTGAACCGAATTGTCGTAAGTTGTAAAAAGTATAAAAGCATGAAATATGAAGCATTATGTATAAGTACGAAACATATCCCATCCTAAGCAAATGCTTGCATGAATAGGTGAAAAcgagttgaatgtgttggctctaatcaTAACATACTCAGACACCCACTACATGACCCTCAAACTAACATTTAAATTAATCGCGCCCCATTTCCTgaaatttctctctctctaaaaaTTTCTCTCTCCTCGTAAACGCTCTCTCACAACGGCAAACAAACCACAATCGCCCAGCGCCGCAACGGCGCGTGGGACGGCGGCTGATGTCAGATGGCCGGCGGACCAAGACCAAAAGGAGCGCCCACGTGCAAGATCCATTCTACAGATTAACACGCACCTAGAACTATCCCAGAGCGCCTCGAAATTGCAGGAGGAAGATGCGATGGAAACTACGATTTGTGAAAGGCTGTTCGTCGAAGGTCGAGAAAACATTTCCTCAAGAAATTCTGGAAGGAATCGAGAGGAACCAAGTAGAGAAATGAGTTCTCCTCATCAAGATCTATTACCAGTCCAAAAAGCAGCATCTTCCACCGATCCAATCGCCCAGAAGCACGAGGCGAGTTTGGAAGAGGTCGCGACTGAATCGCCTGAGATGCGCCCCCATTTTCGATCGACCTCCAGTCAGATTCGAAAGAATTTGAGTACTGGGGTTTGTTCGCCCATCGATGAGGAATCTTTATGTCCAACCTCGAGGCAAATAGACGGCGAAGTCACCGGCGGCGAAAATTCCGGTGACCCTGCAATTGCTATCGCTGGAATTAATGGTGTCCCAGTAGAACAGAAGGACTCTCAGGGTCAAAGCACTCACGTAACAACACAACCTCATCAAACGGATAGAGcaatcaacaataacaacatcacTTCTTCTCAAACGGACCACAAACTCGATGAACAACAAGAGAGTCACGAAAGTGCTGGGGAACATTCAAGCTGTAATCGAAAGGATACACTGAATGTTACAGCAAATGCTACATCAGTAATGGAGGCAAAAGCAATGATCAATGAAAACAACACTGAACAGGGGGAGAAGTTGGTTGATCAGCAGGGCAACATCGTGGAATACATGATCACACAATCAACCAATTCAACTAACAGAAATCCCAACTTTTCTTTTGCTATTATAGATACTTCACCTCAGCTAAGACCTAATCTTTATGCAGATAATCCACCAAGGATGTATAACAAAGAGGACAAGGGTAGGAAGAATGGAAACACAGCTGAGCATGGACAGGatcaaagaagagaaaaaattgaTCATCCAAACAGACAGGAACAGCAGGCTGAGGAGGGAAACAAGAAGATAGAAGGagcaaaatcaaatcaattacAAGGAAACAATGAGGAAGGCACTGCTGGTAACGAAATTGATCAAGCTAAGGAGGCATATCACAAAAACTTCCCCAAGATCTCCAACAACTTCTCAAGGTATGATCCTAATCCTCAAGTTGATAGAATTACTAAACAGGGTGGGCAGGTCAATCCTGCTACTGCTAGACAGTCTCCAAATCAACAACAGGGGCAGCAGCCTAAGAACAACAACACCTCTGATCATAACTCAGAACCTGCTCCTTATACAGTGGTTCAATCCTTTGCTGCTAGGCTAAGATACAACCAGGCCAAAAATGAAATCCCTATTAGCCTTAATGAGCCTATTCACACAACTAGACAAGGACTCCCTGCTGTCCTAATTGATGAAAAtgactattatgtgaagttggctGAAATTTGCAAATACACCCTAGTTGGGAAGTTTACAACACCATGCCAAGAATGGAACAAGTGAGAAAAAGTTTTATCTTACAAACTCAATTGATGGGGGGAGTTAAGATCACTCACTTTAATTCTAGGCATGTATACATCGACTTAGATAATGAACTTGACTATCAAACAGTTTGGACTAAGTTCAAAATGACAATTGAAGGCCAAGCCATGAGAATACAAGCCTGGACCCCAGATTTTACACCTGAAGAAGAAACACCTATTGTGCCTATATGGGTGTCTATACCAGGTTTACCTTTGCACTGTTACAACAAAGTGTTTTATCTACTATATTGGAAAGTATTGGGAAAGTTCTGTTCCTAGATTCACCTATATCTCAAAGAACCAGGGGTAGTACCACTAGAGTGAAAGTCCAAGTGGATCTTACCAAAGAAAGACcatctcatgtttggttgggattTAAAAATTCCAACCCCAACAAAGGAAGGTGGTTGAAAGTGGAGTATGAAGGTATCCCTAGCTATTGTTTCTATTGTAGACACCAAGGCCACAAGAATGAAGAGTGTACAATCAAAAGAAGAGATGaggaaattaagaaaaaaaaaggatatgGAAGTAggcaaaaacaataaagaaatGGGAGCTGGAAAAATACAGGAACAAGGAAAGAGTTCAAATGAAGATACACCAAAGAATGCCAATCAACCATCTAAAAACCAGAAGGGAGGAACAGGGCAAGCAAATGATCTGAATCAAGCAAAGGCACAAAGGACAAGCCAACAACAAAAGACTGACACACAAGGTCAGGCTGAACAGGGGCAACAAGGAGAGAAATTTGAGGAACAATGGCAAACACAGaagaaaaaacatcaaaaacagCAAGATCAAGTCAGCTCCAAATCTGTATGGAGACCATTCACCCCACCAATGCAAGGAACCAATGGCAGCAAACAACAAGAACAAGCAATTGTAAGTATATCTATACTcccaaatcaaaatattttttcacaccATGAAGTGCAGGAAAACCAAGACAGCCAACTATCAAAGAAGCAGGAATCAAGGGAAGCAACAAAGGCAAGCTGTGCTGAACAAACTGTCAAAGACAATCAAAACAATTGCAAAACAGCCAATCTGCAAACTATGGAAAGCAACAGCAAGAAGAACTCAGGTATTGACTTATCTCTCCCAAACCCCAAAACCCCCAATTTAATAAATGTTGCTGTTGGTCATACTGAGGATGTTATTGGAGATATGGAAGGGGGGTGCAAGGAGATAGCCACTAATTTGCAGGATGGGGTTACCAAAGGGGGGGAATTTGCCTCATGTTATGCATGAGGGGTTGAATCATGACCATAGGATTGACCATAGAACCCCTAGGTATGCCAATAATACTCTGAAACAGCAGGATCAACATCTTCAACAACAATCTCAAAACAGAAACAGCTGCAAACAGAATGCTAAGGAAAAAGCTGTGCAACAACAAACTGAGAAAAGGAGGGTACTTATCAAGGGGAACAAAGTGGTAATATTGATATTGAAGGTACTCCCAAGAGTAAAAACAAGCCTAGTAAACAAAAAAGGGAAGCTGAAAAAAGAAGGCAAAATAAACAGCAAAACAGGGATAGTGAGCAGGAGCAGGGGATGAGGGAGGAATCATGTAATAGATTTGTAATGGTGGATGACAACCATGGTTTGGATATCCGTCCATTACAAATCCAATATATGACTCCATCCACAGCAGATTAGCCTGATAAACagcaacaaaaaaatcaagtttTACCACAGCCTATGGAGGATGGATATGCTGTCCTTAATTCTGAAGATGAAATGGTTGGGGATGATCATTCTCTAGATGAATGTTATGATAATGATTATACTAGTGAGGCCCTTATTAGGTCCTTCAGTCCCTACAAGGATCAGACAATAGAAAGGGAGATCCAACAGGTTACTAAGAACCAGAGCCTATCTCCAAGGAGTTTCCAACAGGATAGGTTTCATTTCACCAAACAAGACGCCAACACTGTCACTGCTGGCAGACCCAACACCAGGTTGTTTTCATCCAAATCTTCCCAATGATTAGTACAATCATATGGAATGTGAGGGGGATCAACACCCAAGGAGTTCTGGAAAGACTCAAAATGCTTAGGAAAATGCACCATTTATCAATTATTGCTATTTTGGAACCTTTCTCAGATAGTATTAATATCCAGAGCTTCAAAGTGCAATTGAACATGGATAATGCTACTAGTAATTGTAATAGTAAGATTTGAGTTTTTTGGAACAGTGATATTGACTGTaatattcttgatgaagatgaacAGCAAATTACTTGTGACATGAAACACAATGAGTTACAATACAAATTTACTAGTACTTTTACTTATGCAAAATGCAAAGATCGCCTAAGGAGACCTTTATGGGAGAAATTGCTTCATCATGCCTCTATAAATATCAATCCTTGGTGTGCTGTGGGGGATTACAATGTTATTTCTGATGTGGAGGAAAAACTAGGAGGTCTGCCGTACAATATGAAGAAGAGTATGGATTTTATTGCTGCTATTGAAGCCTGTGGTCTTGTTGACATAGGTTTTAGTGGTCACAAGTATACTTGGTCTAATAAGAGGGGCATTACTTACAGAATTTGGAAGAGACTTGACAGAGCCTTGGTTAATGATTTATGGTTAGAAAAGATGCCACAAACCACCATAACTCATTTATCAACTACGGGGTCTGATCATTGTCCTTTATTGTTGGAAATGGTATCTAATGAATCTGAGTACATCAAATATTTCAGATTCCTTAACTGTTGGATTGACAATCGTAATTTTATTCTTACTGTTAAGGAATGCTGGGATAGACCTGTGGAGGGTAATGCTATGTGGCAATTCCAccagaaaatgaaaagaatatcTAATACCCTTAGTGTTTGGTCTAGGAAGGAATTTGGGGATATATTTAATAAGGTTAGGATGTATGAGGAACAAGTGCATGAAGCGGAAGAAAATTACATCCTGAACCAATCTGATTCAAATAGGAGTACCCTCCATGAACTAAATGCTCAATATATAAAATTCCTCAAACTTGAAGATACCATTCTGAAGCAGGAAACTCAACTTCAATGGTTAAAAGATGGGGATAACAATTCCAAATATTTTCATTCCATTATAAGGGGAAGGAGGAGGAAACTATTTATTCACAAAATTGTTACTGAAAATGGGGATTGGGTACAAGGTGAGAATAATATTGCTCATGAGGCTTGTGAACACTTCAATACCATTTTCACAGGAGAGAATAAATTCATTGATGAACATAATCTGGAGTGCATTCCAAATATGGTCAATCAGGACCAAAACACCCAGCTTACAAAGTTACCAGATATGGATGAacttaaagaagtattttttttccatgAATCCTAACTCTGCAGCTGGCCCTGATGGTATGAATGGGTATTTTTTTCCAGAAGTGTTGGAACATCATCAAGAATGATTTGATAGAGGTACTTCATGCTTTCTTCAGTTGCCAAATGATCCCTAAGTACTTCTCTCATTCATGCATAGTGTTGCTCCCAAAAGTGAATAATCCAAACAAGCTTACGGAGTTTAGACCAATAAGTCTGAGTAACTTTACTAGTAAATCATATCTAAACTAGTAAGTACTAGACTTAGTCCTATCCTTCCGTCTTTGATTTCCACTAACCAATCTGCTTTTGTGAAAGGGAGAAGCATCTCTGAAAACATCATGCTTGCTCAGGAAATCATTCACCAAATCAAGAAACCCAATATTGGAAGTAATGTGATTATCAAGCTCGACATGGCAAAAGCTTATGACAGGGTCTCTTGGTCATATATTTGCTTAGTACTAAGGAAAATGGGGTTTAATGAGATGTTTATTGATATGTGCTGGAGAATTATGGCCAACAATTGGTATTCTATTATTATCAATGGCAAAAGATATGGCTTCTTTCAGTCTACTAGAGGTCTCAAACAAGGTGATCCTCTTTCACCGGCATTATTTAATTTAGGTGCCGAAGTATTATCGCGATCTCTCAATAGGCTTCACAATCATCCGGATTATCAGGGCTTCATCATGGAGAAAAGAGGGCCTCAAGTGAATCATCTAAGTTTTGCGGATGACATTATTCTTTTCACTTCCGGAAGGTGTAAAACCTTGAAAATTCTCATGGATACTTTAAAGGAATATGAAAAGATTTCGGGGCAACTCATCAATGGAGATAAAATCCATTTTATGCTACACCCTAGTGCTTTCAATAGCACTAGGGATAGAATAAAAAGGTTGACTGGCTTTAAACAGAAACAGGGGCCTATCACATACCTTGGCTGTCCTTTATTTGTTGGCAGACCTAGGAATGTTTACTTTTCtgatctcattaacaaagtcgTTTCCAGAATTATAGGTTGGCAAACTAAGCAAATTAGTTTTGGTGGAAAGGCTGTGCTCTCAAAACATGTTCTCCAGGCATTACCTATACACCTTCTAACTGCTGTAACCCCTCCAAATACAATCATCAACCAGATCCCAATGCTTATTGCGGATTTCTTCTGGGGATGGCAGAACAATAGCAAAAAATACCACTGGTCCTCTTGGAAGAATCTAAGTTATCCGTATGAGGAAGGGGGGATTGGGATGAGAAACTTACATGATGTTTGTAAATCTTTCAAATTCAAGCAATGGTGGACATTCCGAACAAAGCAAACCTTGTTTGGAGACTTTTTGAAAGCTAAATATTGTCAAAGATCTAATCCGGTAAGTAAAAAATGGGACACTGGAGAATCCCTAGCTTGGAAACGCATGCTAGCTACTAGACAGCAGGTGGAGCAGCACATTCAGTGGCAACTTCAAACCGGGAATTGTTCATTTTGGTGGGACAATTGTCTGGGCATAGGGCCACTTACTCAGCATACTAGCCCCAATATCAGGCTCAACAACACCAAGGTTGCAGATTTCTAGGAAAATGGTGCTTGGATCTAGAGAAAATTGTTAGAACAGGCCCCTGCAAGTCAATTAGCCAGCATCATGGCTACAGAAATCCCTCATCAACAGCAGAAGCCAGACCAGCATGTTTGGAAGCTTAATAGCCATGGCAAATTCAGTTGCCAGTCTGCTTGGGAGGAGATCAGGAACAAAAAGGCTAAGAACATTTTCTTCTCCCATTTATGGCACAATTCCATTCCTTTTAAATCATCTTTTCTTCTATGGAGAGCCTTAAAAGGTAAACTCCCCACTAATGAAAAATTAGCTAACTTTGGCATTGAGCCATCACCATGTTTTTGTTGTGTTGATAGAGCAGGGATGGATAGCATTGACCACACCTTCAATTCAGGACAGTTTGCAGGCAGAGTTTGGCATTCCTTCGCAACAAATGTAGGGCTGCAGGCAGAGCAACCATCACTGCAGGCAAGGCTGCGACAGTGGTGGACTGCTAGGCCACGAAATGCAGGCCATCAACTCATATTGCGAACTACTCCAATCTTCATCTGCTGGAATTTATGGAAGAACAGATGCGCATGCAAATACGGAGGTAAAGCAACGAACATCAGCCGGGTTAAATACGCAATCTACAAGGACAATTTCAAGATGCTGAAAAATGCATTCCCCCACATTAAGTGGCCTGCTAACTGGACAGCTCTCATCCAAACAAGTGAAAAATGCAAGCATGGCGTCAAAGTGTGGAAGGTAGCATGGAACAGACCTCCGGAAGAATGGATTAAGATAAATACAGATGGAAGCGCTCTCACTAACCCGGGAAAGATTGGAGCTGGGGGTATACTCAGAGACAAAGAAGGCAAATTGGTGCTGGCATTTGCAACACCTCTTGGAGATGGATCAAACAACAAAGCTGAAACTGAGGCTGCTCTATTTGGACTGTCTTGGACATT is a genomic window containing:
- the LOC107003747 gene encoding uncharacterized protein LOC107003747; its protein translation is MEDGYAVLNSEDEMVGDDHSLDECYDNDYTSEALIRSFSPYKDQTIEREIQQVTKNQSLSPRSFQQDRFHFTKQDANTVTAGRPNTSDIDCNILDEDEQQITCDMKHNELQYKFTSTFTYAKCKDRLRRPLWEKLLHHASININPWCAVGDYNVISDVEEKLGGLPYNMKKSMDFIAAIEACGLVDIGFSGHKYTWSNKRGITYRIWKRLDRALVNDLWLEKMPQTTITHLSTTGSDHCPLLLEMVSNESEYIKYFRFLNCWIDNRNFILTVKECWDRPVEGNAMWQFHQKMKRISNTLSVWSRKEFGDIFNKVRMYEEQVHEAEENYILNQSDSNRSTLHELNAQYIKFLKLEDTILKQETQLQWLKDGDNNSKYFHSIIRGRRRKLFIHKIVTENGDWVQGENNIAHEACEHFNTIFTGENKFIDEHNLECIPNMVNQDQNTQLTKLPDMDELKEEIIHQIKKPNIGSNVIIKLDMAKAYDRVSWSYICLVLRKMGFNEMFIDMCWRIMANNWYSIIINGKRYGFFQSTRGLKQGDPLSPALFNLGAEVLSRSLNRLHNHPDYQGFIMEKRGPQVNHLSFADDIILFTSGRCKTLKILMDTLKEYEKISGQLINGDKIHFMLHPSAFNSTRDRIKRLTGFKQKQGPITYLGCPLFVGRPRNVYFSDLINKVVSRIIGWQTKQISFGGKAVLSKHVLQALPIHLLTAVTPPNTIINQIPMLIADFFWGWQNNSKKYHWSSWKNLSYPYEEGGIGMRNLHDVCKSFKFKQWWTFRTKQTLFGDFLKAKYCQRSNPVSKKWDTGESLAWKRMLATRQQVEQHIQWQLQTGNCSFWWDNCLGIGPLTQHTSPNIRLNNTKVADF